From a region of the Neisseria subflava genome:
- the msrAB gene encoding bifunctional peptide-methionine (S)-S-oxide reductase MsrA/peptide-methionine (R)-S-oxide reductase MsrB codes for MNPRTLFSLCAKFGCLLALSACSSKMMDTEAATVPQALSSLKTPDNRPASVFLKKDKPTLIKFWASWCPLCLSELGQTEKWAQDAKFGSANLITVASPGFLHEKKDGDFQKWYAGLNYPKLPVVTDNGGTIAQSLNISVYPSWALIGKDGDIQRIVKGSINEAQALALIRDPDADLGRLKNTFYKPDTQKKDSAIMNTRTIYLAGGCFWGLEAYFQRIDGVIDAVSGYANGKTENPSYEDVSYRDTGHAETVKVTYDADKLSLDDILQYYFRVVDPTSLNKQGNDTGTQYRSGVYYTDPAEKAVIAAALKREQQKYKLPLVVENEPLKNFYDAEEYHQDYLIKNPNGYCHIDIRKADEPLPGKTKAAPQGKGFDAATYKKPSAAELKRLLTEEQYQVTQKSATEYAFSHEYDHLFKPGIYVDVVSGEPLFSSADKFDSGCGWPSFTHPINASAVTEHDDFSYNMRRTEVRSHAADSHLGHVFPDGPKDKGGLRYCINGASLKFIPLEEMDAAGYGALKDKVK; via the coding sequence ATGAATCCCCGCACATTATTTTCCCTTTGCGCCAAGTTCGGCTGCCTGCTTGCGCTTAGCGCCTGTTCATCCAAAATGATGGATACCGAAGCCGCAACCGTACCGCAGGCATTATCCTCGTTAAAAACCCCTGACAACCGCCCTGCCAGTGTTTTTCTGAAAAAAGACAAACCCACCCTGATTAAATTTTGGGCAAGTTGGTGTCCTTTGTGTTTGTCCGAATTGGGACAAACCGAAAAATGGGCGCAAGATGCAAAATTCGGTTCTGCCAACCTGATTACCGTTGCCTCGCCCGGTTTTCTACACGAGAAAAAAGACGGCGATTTTCAAAAATGGTATGCCGGTTTGAACTATCCTAAGCTGCCCGTCGTTACCGACAACGGCGGCACCATCGCCCAAAGCCTGAATATCAGTGTTTACCCTTCTTGGGCGTTAATCGGTAAAGACGGCGACATACAGCGCATCGTCAAAGGCAGCATCAACGAAGCGCAGGCATTGGCGTTAATCCGCGATCCCGATGCCGATTTAGGCCGTCTGAAAAACACATTTTACAAACCCGACACACAGAAAAAGGATTCAGCAATCATGAATACGCGCACCATCTACCTCGCCGGTGGCTGCTTTTGGGGCTTGGAAGCCTATTTCCAACGCATAGACGGCGTGATTGACGCCGTATCCGGCTACGCCAACGGCAAAACGGAAAACCCAAGCTACGAAGACGTGTCCTACCGCGATACGGGCCATGCCGAGACCGTCAAAGTCACCTACGATGCCGACAAACTCAGCCTAGACGACATCCTGCAATACTATTTCCGCGTCGTTGACCCGACCAGCCTCAACAAACAAGGCAACGACACCGGCACGCAATACCGCAGTGGCGTGTACTACACCGACCCCGCCGAAAAAGCCGTCATCGCCGCCGCACTCAAACGCGAGCAGCAAAAATACAAACTTCCCCTCGTCGTCGAAAACGAGCCGCTGAAAAACTTCTACGACGCCGAGGAATACCATCAGGACTATCTGATTAAAAACCCCAACGGCTACTGCCACATCGATATCCGCAAAGCCGACGAACCGCTGCCGGGCAAAACCAAAGCCGCTCCGCAAGGCAAAGGCTTCGACGCGGCAACGTATAAAAAACCCAGCGCTGCCGAACTCAAACGCCTCCTGACCGAAGAGCAATACCAAGTTACCCAAAAAAGCGCGACCGAATACGCCTTCAGCCACGAATACGACCATCTGTTCAAACCCGGCATTTATGTGGACGTCGTCAGCGGCGAACCCCTGTTCAGTTCCGCCGACAAATTTGATTCCGGCTGCGGCTGGCCGAGCTTTACCCATCCAATTAATGCCTCCGCCGTTACCGAACACGACGATTTCAGCTATAACATGCGCCGCACCGAAGTGCGCAGCCACGCCGCCGACTCACACTTAGGACACGTTTTCCCCGACGGCCCGAAAGACAAAGGCGGCCTGCGCTATTGCATCAATGGCGCAAGTTTGAAATTCATTCCTTTGGAAGAAATGGACGCAGCCGGCTACGGTGCATTGAAAGACAAAGTGAAATAA
- the ftsY gene encoding signal recognition particle-docking protein FtsY, protein MFSFFRRKKKQETPAPEEAQVQETAAKVESEVAQVVENIKEDAESLAESVKGHVESVVESAVETVSETVEQVREALTETPSETVEKVEEHVEAAKEAAVETVSEAVEQVRESVAEMPSEAAEAAEEVAEQAEAAKESAVETVSEAVEQVKETVAEMPSEVAEAAEEAAEQAEAVKEEAVEAVSEAVEQVQEAVAETPAEAPAPVEEHKLSWAARLKQGLTKSRDKMAKSLAGVFGGGQIDEDLYEELETVLITSDMGMEATEYLMKDVRDRVSLKGLKDGNELRGALKDALYDLIKPLEKPLVLPETKEPFVIMLAGINGAGKTTSIGKLAKYFQAQGKSVLLAAGDTFRAAAREQLQAWGERNNVTVISQTTGDSAAVCFDAVQAAKARGIDIVLADTAGRLPTQLHLMEEIKKVKRVLQKAMPDAPHEIIVVLDANIGQNAVNQVKAFDEALGLTGLIVTKLDGTAKGGILAALASDRPVPVRYIGVGEGIDDLRPFNAKAFVDALLD, encoded by the coding sequence ATGTTCAGCTTCTTCCGTCGCAAGAAAAAACAGGAAACTCCGGCTCCTGAGGAGGCTCAAGTTCAGGAAACCGCAGCAAAAGTAGAATCTGAAGTTGCTCAAGTAGTTGAAAATATTAAAGAAGATGCCGAATCTTTAGCAGAAAGCGTCAAAGGACATGTTGAATCAGTTGTCGAGTCGGCTGTAGAAACTGTCAGTGAAACCGTCGAGCAGGTTCGAGAAGCTTTGACCGAAACGCCGTCTGAAACAGTCGAAAAAGTAGAAGAACACGTTGAAGCGGCAAAAGAAGCGGCCGTTGAAACCGTCAGCGAGGCTGTTGAACAGGTTCGAGAAAGCGTTGCCGAGATGCCGTCTGAAGCGGCTGAGGCTGCTGAAGAAGTTGCGGAACAGGCTGAAGCGGCAAAAGAATCGGCCGTTGAAACCGTCAGTGAGGCTGTTGAGCAGGTAAAGGAAACTGTTGCCGAAATGCCGTCTGAAGTGGCCGAGGCTGCTGAGGAGGCAGCAGAACAAGCCGAAGCAGTCAAAGAAGAAGCTGTTGAGGCAGTTAGCGAAGCTGTCGAGCAAGTTCAAGAAGCCGTTGCGGAAACACCGGCTGAAGCCCCTGCTCCGGTAGAAGAACACAAGCTCAGTTGGGCCGCGCGTTTGAAACAAGGCTTGACCAAATCACGCGACAAAATGGCAAAATCGTTGGCCGGCGTGTTCGGTGGCGGACAAATCGACGAGGATTTGTACGAAGAGCTGGAAACCGTGCTGATTACCAGCGATATGGGCATGGAAGCTACCGAATACTTGATGAAAGACGTGCGCGACCGTGTCAGCCTTAAAGGCCTCAAAGACGGCAACGAATTGCGCGGTGCGCTGAAAGATGCGCTGTACGATTTGATTAAGCCTCTGGAGAAGCCTTTGGTCTTACCGGAAACCAAGGAGCCTTTCGTGATTATGCTTGCCGGTATCAACGGCGCAGGCAAAACCACATCTATCGGCAAATTGGCCAAATACTTCCAAGCGCAGGGCAAATCTGTGCTGCTGGCGGCAGGCGATACTTTCCGTGCCGCCGCGCGTGAGCAGCTTCAAGCTTGGGGCGAGCGCAACAATGTAACCGTGATTTCGCAAACTACGGGTGATTCCGCTGCCGTTTGCTTCGATGCCGTCCAAGCTGCGAAGGCGCGCGGGATCGACATCGTGCTGGCCGATACTGCCGGCCGCCTGCCGACGCAGCTTCATTTGATGGAAGAAATCAAAAAAGTGAAACGCGTGCTGCAAAAAGCCATGCCTGATGCGCCACATGAAATCATCGTCGTGCTTGATGCCAACATCGGTCAAAACGCCGTCAACCAAGTGAAAGCCTTTGACGAAGCGCTGGGTCTGACCGGCCTTATCGTGACCAAGCTAGACGGTACGGCCAAAGGTGGTATCCTTGCCGCCCTTGCCTCCGACCGCCCTGTTCCTGTCCGCTACATCGGCGTAGGTGAAGGTATCGACGATTTGCGTCCGTTTAATGCCAAAGCGTTTGTAGATGCCCTATTGGATTAA
- a CDS encoding polyprenyl synthetase family protein, with amino-acid sequence MNPANELKTWQQKAQAQTELLLANFLPSESQVPHTLHEAMRYVTLGGGKRLRPLLVLAASELGEANQNAVEQAMAAIEMVHVYSLVHDDMPAMDNDSLRRGKPTCHVQYDEATALLVGDALQTQAFDVLSRPTGLPAERQLAMLSTLAQASGSLGMAGGQAIDLANVGKAMNQAELEQMHSLKTGALIRAAVALGALSCPDLTPAQIQTLDHYAAKLGLAFQVIDDVLDCEADTATLGKTAGKDSDNDKPTYVKLMGLHAARTYAETLIAEAVALIEPFGDKALRLRQLAEFVTARKN; translated from the coding sequence TTGAACCCGGCGAATGAACTCAAAACATGGCAGCAAAAAGCCCAAGCGCAAACCGAATTGCTGCTGGCGAATTTCTTGCCGTCTGAAAGCCAAGTGCCGCACACGCTGCACGAAGCCATGCGTTACGTTACCCTCGGCGGCGGCAAACGGCTGCGCCCGCTCTTGGTGCTTGCCGCATCCGAATTGGGCGAAGCAAACCAAAATGCTGTCGAGCAGGCGATGGCGGCCATCGAAATGGTACACGTCTATTCGCTGGTTCACGACGATATGCCGGCGATGGACAACGACAGCCTGCGCCGCGGCAAACCGACCTGCCATGTGCAATACGATGAAGCAACCGCCCTTTTGGTCGGCGATGCGCTGCAAACCCAAGCCTTTGATGTACTGAGCCGTCCGACAGGCCTGCCTGCCGAACGCCAGCTTGCCATGTTGTCCACGCTGGCCCAGGCATCCGGCAGCCTCGGCATGGCGGGCGGACAAGCCATCGACCTTGCCAATGTCGGCAAAGCCATGAATCAGGCCGAATTGGAACAGATGCACAGCCTCAAAACCGGCGCACTCATCCGCGCGGCCGTGGCCTTAGGCGCACTTTCCTGCCCAGACTTAACACCGGCGCAAATCCAAACCTTAGATCACTACGCCGCCAAATTAGGCTTGGCTTTCCAAGTGATCGACGATGTATTGGACTGCGAAGCCGATACCGCTACCTTGGGCAAAACCGCCGGCAAAGACTCGGACAACGACAAACCGACCTACGTCAAACTGATGGGCCTACACGCCGCGCGCACTTACGCAGAAACGCTGATTGCAGAAGCCGTTGCCCTGATCGAGCCATTCGGCGACAAAGCCCTGCGCCTGCGCCAACTGGCTGAGTTTGTTACCGCACGGAAAAACTAA
- a CDS encoding exodeoxyribonuclease VII small subunit yields the protein MKKNAPKSFEEALSRLETLTQAMQSSEMPLEDALAAYQEGNELVRYCQTKLAEVEQKLQVLDAGELKELNLEPGE from the coding sequence ATGAAAAAAAACGCCCCAAAATCCTTTGAAGAAGCCTTATCCCGCCTCGAAACCCTGACCCAGGCCATGCAAAGCAGCGAAATGCCGCTGGAAGACGCTTTGGCCGCCTATCAGGAAGGCAACGAATTGGTCAGATACTGCCAAACCAAATTGGCGGAAGTCGAGCAGAAACTGCAAGTCTTAGATGCCGGCGAACTGAAGGAGTTGAACCTTGAACCCGGCGAATGA